The Euzebya sp. genome has a segment encoding these proteins:
- a CDS encoding PglZ domain-containing protein, which yields MSAGNAARPVVVLDPHAVASEDELRTGTHADVVASSTDWFSLRQVWERHGRDPHGSRVTIHVLDALHQPADLPWDIEQGATVCRLRVPPDPTVRALVLAVTDEDSDRLMAVVDSTPTATGLDLLAALAGVSRDALDDRPGRVRAALRLLRAGQSHTVLSYARQALGPDPVLEGALDAVPSFDPLKELWDEWVTSPDDPDLSQLFDACRTEVSDLFLDGTLQPSLAATAVIPRWARLGTREASPAERLQSLMAQQPPTPLPTAPLEPWLPVAAWWGSVRNELAQVNPPDEQLAASAWAVWDGIDAAFLTWIRQSYGAQLGRNWVNGPKGLHQVQPYLAKQAGQDGRVLLLVFDGMSHTLWTQIRSGARMTVLHSSGTLTMLPSLTEISRQAIAAADLPTAFLDTLNPSDLTEAEPVHWARAWATHERSAGWLRVDGGLADLSKVPLGHHDAIGVVISATDKQMHAARMMGDVGLHAGMKAWLRSGFLDRLLEAAEQHGYEVWVTTDHGGIECLPTKGPNEGALVPRAGTRHRRYANKTLRDAAVAEGIVLDSVPGLPATYGDCLLFAPGRVSWKQARISHGGLSLDEVVVPFAKVVAG from the coding sequence ATGTCCGCGGGCAACGCGGCACGACCGGTGGTCGTCCTAGATCCCCACGCGGTCGCATCCGAGGACGAACTCCGAACCGGCACCCACGCCGATGTCGTGGCCTCGAGCACAGACTGGTTCTCGCTTCGACAGGTGTGGGAACGCCACGGCCGCGACCCGCACGGATCGCGCGTAACCATCCACGTCCTCGATGCGCTCCACCAGCCGGCGGACTTGCCATGGGACATCGAGCAGGGAGCCACCGTCTGCCGCCTCCGCGTACCGCCCGATCCGACGGTGCGTGCGCTGGTCCTTGCCGTGACCGATGAGGACAGCGATCGGCTCATGGCCGTCGTAGACAGCACACCGACGGCCACCGGTCTGGACCTTCTCGCAGCACTCGCTGGCGTGTCCCGCGACGCGTTGGATGATCGCCCTGGCCGCGTCCGGGCCGCCCTTCGGCTGCTGCGCGCTGGGCAATCGCACACGGTACTGAGCTACGCGCGACAGGCGCTCGGGCCGGATCCGGTCCTGGAAGGCGCGCTCGACGCCGTCCCCAGCTTCGACCCGCTGAAGGAGCTGTGGGACGAGTGGGTGACGTCACCCGACGATCCCGACCTGAGTCAGCTCTTCGACGCGTGCCGAACCGAGGTGTCGGACCTGTTCCTCGACGGCACGTTGCAGCCCAGCCTGGCGGCGACGGCGGTTATCCCCAGGTGGGCGAGATTGGGCACGCGTGAGGCCTCGCCGGCGGAGAGACTGCAGTCCCTCATGGCACAACAGCCCCCGACACCCCTGCCGACGGCACCACTCGAGCCGTGGCTGCCTGTCGCCGCATGGTGGGGGTCGGTCCGCAACGAGCTTGCCCAGGTGAACCCGCCTGACGAGCAGCTGGCGGCGTCCGCATGGGCGGTGTGGGACGGGATCGACGCAGCGTTCCTGACGTGGATTCGGCAGTCGTACGGTGCGCAGCTCGGACGCAACTGGGTCAACGGCCCGAAGGGGCTGCACCAGGTGCAGCCGTACCTGGCCAAGCAGGCCGGCCAGGACGGGCGCGTGCTGCTCCTCGTCTTCGACGGCATGAGCCACACGCTGTGGACGCAGATCCGTTCGGGGGCGCGCATGACCGTCCTGCACTCCAGCGGCACCCTGACCATGCTGCCCTCACTCACCGAGATCTCTCGCCAGGCGATCGCCGCCGCAGACCTTCCGACCGCCTTCTTGGACACCTTGAACCCAAGCGACCTGACTGAGGCCGAGCCCGTGCACTGGGCACGCGCGTGGGCCACGCACGAGCGCTCGGCGGGCTGGCTGCGAGTCGACGGTGGGTTGGCCGACCTATCAAAGGTCCCGTTGGGTCACCACGACGCCATCGGGGTGGTGATCAGCGCGACCGACAAGCAGATGCACGCTGCCAGGATGATGGGCGACGTCGGTCTACACGCAGGGATGAAGGCATGGCTGCGCAGTGGGTTCCTGGATCGGCTCCTCGAGGCGGCCGAACAGCATGGATACGAGGTCTGGGTGACGACCGACCACGGCGGCATCGAGTGCCTACCCACCAAGGGTCCGAACGAGGGGGCCTTGGTGCCTCGGGCAGGCACACGCCATCGTCGGTACGCCAACAAGACCTTGCGGGACGCGGCTGTCGCCGAAGGCATCGTCCTGGATTCGGTGCCGGGACTGCCAGCTACGTACGGCGACTGCCTTCTCTTCGCACCCGGCCGGGTGTCGTGGAAGCAGGCGCGCATCAGCCATGGGGGCTTGAGCCTGGACGAGGTCGTCGTCCCGTTCGCGAAGGTGGTGGCAGGCTGA